One window of the Rosa rugosa chromosome 3, drRosRugo1.1, whole genome shotgun sequence genome contains the following:
- the LOC133737853 gene encoding probable inorganic phosphate transporter 1-2 produces the protein MANDQDQPQLEVLTMLDAAKTQFYHFRAVVISGMGFFTDSYDLFCISLVTKLLGRIYYTVPGSPKPGSLPPNVAAAVNGVALCGTLAGQLFFGWLGDKLGRKCVYGITLMLMVGCSLFSGLSFGSSPTSVMATLCFFRFWLGFGIGGDYPLSATIMAEYSNKKTRGAFIAAVFAMQGFGILAGGMVAIIVSTIFRALYPAQPYSVNPTGSIPAEVDYVWRIILMFGALPAALTYYWRRKMPETPRYTALVAKDGAKACEDMSKVLNVDIKEQKVVQSKATSFGLFSKEFMRRHGLHLLGTAACWFLLDIAYYSQNLFQKDIFSAVGWLPSAKSMSALDELFKIARAQTLIALCGTVPGYWVTVFLIDRIGRFLIQLIGFFFMTAFMFVLAFGYQHWIQPENNIGFIVIYGLTFFFANFGPNSTTFVVPAEIFPARFRSTCHGISAAFGKAGAIVGAFGFLYASQNQDKAKTDAGFPAGIGMKNSLLVLAVINIIGLLFTFLVPESKGKSLEEMSRENEQQEQVGDLENQVKAIV, from the coding sequence ATGGCAAATGACCAGGACCAGCCGCAGCTGGAAGTTCTTACCATGCTTGATGCCGCCAAAACACAATTCTACCACTTCAGAGCGGTGGTCATCTCCGGCATGGGATTCTTCACAGATTCCTACGACCTTTTCTGCATTTCCCTCGTCACCAAACTCCTCGGTCGAATCTACTACACCGTCCCGGGGTCCCCTAAACCCGGCAGTCTCCCTCCTAACGTGGCCGCCGCCGTCAACGGAGTCGCCCTCTGCGGCACCCTCGCTGGCCAGCTATTCTTCGGCTGGCTCGGCGATAAGCTCGGCCGCAAATGCGTCTATGGCATAACCCTAATGCTCATGGTGGGCTGCTCCCTCTTCTCCGGCCTCTCCTTCGGCAGCTCCCCCACCTCCGTCATGGCCACCCTCTGCTTCTTCCGCTTCTGGCTCGGCTTCGGCATCGGAGGCGACTACCCACTCTCCGCCACCATCATGGCGGAGTACTCCAACAAAAAGACCCGCGGCGCGTTTATTGCCGCTGTCTTTGCCATGCAAGGGTTTGGGATTTTGGCCGGAGGAATGGTGGCTATCATAGTTTCAACTATCTTCCGTGCGCTTTATCCCGCGCAACCGTACTCGGTGAACCCCACCGGGTCCATCCCTGCTGAGGTCGACTACGTATGGAGGATCATTCTCATGTTCGGAGCTCTTCCGGCGGCGCTTACCTATTACTGGCGAAGAAAAATGCCGGAGACCCCTCGCTACACTGCCTTGGTGGCCAAGGATGGAGCCAAAGCTTGTGAAGACATGTCCAAAGTCCTAAACGTCGACATAAAAGAGCAAAAAGTAGTGCAGAGCAAGGCGACGTCGTTTGGTCTGTTTTCCAAGGAGTTCATGAGGCGACATGGTTTACATTTACTGGGAACAGCCGCTTGTTGGTTCTTGCTGGACATTGCTTACTACAGCCAAAACCTTTTCCAGAAGGACATTTTCAGCGCCGTGGGGTGGCTGCCCTCTGCAAAGTCCATGAGTGCCCTTGATGAGCTTTTCAAGATCGCTAGggcacaaaccctaattgctcTTTGCGGAACTGTCCCCGGCTATTGGGTCACTGTGTTTCTGATCGACCGCATCGGACGATTCCTTATTCAGCTGATTGGGTTCTTTTTCATGACTGCTTTCATGTTTGTTTTGGCATTTGGGTACCAGCATTGGATTCAGCCGGAGAACAACATTGGGTTTATTGTGATTTATGGGCTGACATTTTTCTTTGCCAATTTCGGACCTAATAGCACCACATTTGTTGTGCCGGCCGAGATTTTTCCAGCAAGGTTTCGGTCCACTTGTCATGGGATTTCGGCGGCTTTCGGCAAGGCAGGTGCGATTGTTGGAGCTTTTGGGTTCTTGTATGCGTCGCAGAATCAAGACAAGGCTAAGACTGATGCAGGGTTTCCGGCTGGAATTGGAATGAAGAATTCTCTGTTGGTGCTTGCAGTGATCAATATCATAGGGTTGTTATTTACGTTCTTGGTTCCTGAATCCAAGGGAAAATCCCTCGAGGAGATGTCAAGGGAGAATGAACAACAAGAACAAGTAGGTGATCTTGAAAACCAAGTTAAGGCTATTGTTTAG